In Oncorhynchus nerka isolate Pitt River unplaced genomic scaffold, Oner_Uvic_2.0 unplaced_scaffold_1483, whole genome shotgun sequence, a single genomic region encodes these proteins:
- the LOC135568560 gene encoding C-type lectin domain family 10 member A-like isoform X1, whose translation MQDSAGRRHSYRRTIELRLEVEVIVFDHVCVKMSEGVYENDEPDAMKNTDIDGQLYANVRAFKPSTRDGVVASVPVSTEPDNSGKRSSRVAAVCLGLLCVLLAGIIGLSVYYYGVYKSFLAYKTNSSAERDQLQTSYNNLTTERGQLQTSYNNLTTERDQLQTSYNNLTKQIEQLQTERDFLRGWLTNCKQTCPAGWQKFESSWYFLSTETKTWKESREDCLERGADLVIINSDKEQEFLFNLNKGLWIGLTDSVTEGTWKLVDGTPLTTPKYWSPNQPDNGGGKPEYGEEDCVQIQKDHSPRKSWNDLSCSSKLNWVCEKVL comes from the exons ATGCAGGACAGTGCAGGGAGAAGACACAGCTACAGACGTACAATAGAGTTGAGGTTAGAAGTAGAAGTTATTGTATTTGACCACGTGTGTGTTAAGATGTCAGAGGGAGTCTATGAAAACGATGAGCCTGATGCAATGAAGAACACAGACATTGATGGCCAATTATATGCCAACGTAAGAGCCTTCAAGCCCAGTACAAGAGATGGAGTTGTTGCTTCAG TACCTGTGTCCACAGAGCCTGATAACTCAGGGAAGAGATCCTCCAGAGTTGCTGCAGTGTGTCTGGGGCTGCTGTGTGTTCTACTTGCTGGGATCATaggcctgtctgtctact ATTATGGGGTTTATAAGAGTTTCTTAGCCTATAAAACCAACTCATctgcagagagagaccagctacagaccagctacaacaacctgactactgagagaggccagctacagaccagctacaacaacctgactactgagagagaccagctacagaccagttacaacaacctgactaaacaGATAGAACagctacagactgagagagattttCTTAGGGGGTGGCTTACCAATTGCA AACAAACCTGTCCTGCTGGCTGGCAGAAGTTTGAATCCAGTTGGTACTTCCTGTCTACTGAGACTAAAACCTggaaggagagcagagaggattgtctggagagaggagcagacctgGTGATCATAAACAGTGATAAGGaacag GAGTTTCTCTTCAACCTCAACAAGGGACTCTGGATTggtctgactgactctgttactgaGGGGACCTGGAAATTGGTGGACGGCACCCCACTGACCACCCCAAA gtactggtctccAAATCAGCCTGATAATGGTGGTGGCAAACCAGAATATGGTGAGGAGGACTGTGTTCAGATACAAAAAGATCACAGTCCTCGAAAGTCATGGAATGACCTATCATGTAGCAGCAAACTCAACTGGGTCTGTGAGAAAGTGCTTTaa
- the LOC135568560 gene encoding C-type lectin domain family 4 member M-like isoform X2, producing MQDSAGRRHSYRRTIELRLEVEVIVFDHVCVKMSEGVYENDEPDAMKNTDIDGQLYANVRAFKPSTRDGVVASVPVSTEPDNSGKRSSRVAAVCLGLLCVLLAGIIGLSVYYYGVYKSFLAYKTNSSAERDQLQTSYNNLTTERGQLQTSYNNLTTERDQLQTSYNNLTKQIEQLQTERDFLRGWLTNCKQTCPAGWQKFESSWYFLSTETKTWKESREDCLERGADLVIINSDKEQEFLFNLNKGLWIGLTDSVTEGTWKLVDGTPLTTPK from the exons ATGCAGGACAGTGCAGGGAGAAGACACAGCTACAGACGTACAATAGAGTTGAGGTTAGAAGTAGAAGTTATTGTATTTGACCACGTGTGTGTTAAGATGTCAGAGGGAGTCTATGAAAACGATGAGCCTGATGCAATGAAGAACACAGACATTGATGGCCAATTATATGCCAACGTAAGAGCCTTCAAGCCCAGTACAAGAGATGGAGTTGTTGCTTCAG TACCTGTGTCCACAGAGCCTGATAACTCAGGGAAGAGATCCTCCAGAGTTGCTGCAGTGTGTCTGGGGCTGCTGTGTGTTCTACTTGCTGGGATCATaggcctgtctgtctact ATTATGGGGTTTATAAGAGTTTCTTAGCCTATAAAACCAACTCATctgcagagagagaccagctacagaccagctacaacaacctgactactgagagaggccagctacagaccagctacaacaacctgactactgagagagaccagctacagaccagttacaacaacctgactaaacaGATAGAACagctacagactgagagagattttCTTAGGGGGTGGCTTACCAATTGCA AACAAACCTGTCCTGCTGGCTGGCAGAAGTTTGAATCCAGTTGGTACTTCCTGTCTACTGAGACTAAAACCTggaaggagagcagagaggattgtctggagagaggagcagacctgGTGATCATAAACAGTGATAAGGaacag GAGTTTCTCTTCAACCTCAACAAGGGACTCTGGATTggtctgactgactctgttactgaGGGGACCTGGAAATTGGTGGACGGCACCCCACTGACCACCCCAAAGTAA